The genomic region GACTTGCTGGCTGGTGCAGACCGAGGACTACACCCGCGCCGATACGCTGTTCGACGCCGACTACGCCTATTTCAGTTCGTTCTCCAGCACCTGGCTGGCCCACGCCGAGCATTATGTGGCGCAGATGATCGAGCGCTTCGGTCTGGACAGCAGCAGCCGGGTGGTGGAAGTGGCGGCCAACGATGGCTACCTGCTGCAGTACGTGGCTGGCCGTGGCATTCCCTGCCTGGGTGTCGAGCCGACCCGCAGCACCGCCCAGGCGGCACGGGGCAAGGGCCTGGAGATCCGCGAGCTGTTTTTCGGCCGGGATACCGCCTTGCAGTTGCGTGAGGAGGGCTGGGCCGCCGACCTGATGGCGGCCAACAATGTGCTGGCCCATGTGCCGGACATCAACGATTTCCTCCGAGGCTTCGCTACCCTGCTCAAGCCGACGGGCGTGGCGACCTTCGAATTTCCGCACCTGCTGGCGCTGATGGCCGGGCACCAGTTCGATACGCTCTACCACGAACATTACTCCTACCTGTCGCTGACGGCCGTGCAGACGCTCTGCGAGCGCAACGGTCTGGAGGTCTTCGACGTCGGTGGCCTGCCAACCCACGGTGGCTCGCTGCGGGTGTTCGTGCAGCGTGCCGACGGTGAGCGGCGCGACGTGCTGCCGGTGGTACGCCAGGTGCTGGACGCCGAGTTGGCCGCCGGGGTCAAGACTGCAGCGTTCTACGCCACCCTGGCACCGGCTGCCGAGCGCATCAAGCACGACTTGCTGCGCTTTCTGCTCCAGGCCAAGGCCGAAGGCAAGCGCGTGGTGGGGTATGGCGCAGCGGCCAAGGGCAACACCTTGCTCAACTATGCCGGAGTACGTCCGGACCTGTTGGCCTGGGTCGCCGATGCCAACCCGCACAAACAGGGCAAGTTTCTGCCCGGCAGCCGGATCCCGGTGGTCTCGCCCGAGCGTATCGCTGTCGAGCAACCGGACTATGTGCTGGTGCTGCCATGGAACCTGTTGCAGGAAGTCAGCCAGCAGCAGGCGCAGGTCCGTGAGTGGGGCGGCCGTTTTGTCGTCGCCGTGCCCGAGTTGACCGTCCTGTGAGTGGCCTGAAGGTATTGGTCACGGGGGCGACCGGCTTTGTCGGGCGTCACCTGGTCGCGGCGCTGCTGGCCCGTGGGCATTCGGTGCGGGCGGTGGCCCGCGATGCCCGCAAGGCGCAAGCTTTGCCCTGGATCGACCAGGTGGAGTTCGTCGCCGCCGATGTGCATGCCGAGGACCTCGATGTCGGCGCCCTGAGTGCGGGTATCGATGTGCTGGCGCATCTGGCCTGGCCTGGGCTGCCGAATTACCAGGCACTGTTCCACTTCGAACACAACCTGTTCGCCGATTACCGTTTCATCAAACAGATGGTCGAGGCCGGGGTGTCCCAGGTACTGGTCACGGGCACCTGTTTCGAATATGGCATGCAGAGTGGTCCGCTAGGCGAGACGGCGCCACCGCAACCGGGCAATCCCTACGGGCTGGCAAAGAATACCCTGCGGTTGTTCCTGGAGACGCTGCGTCAGCAACTGCCATTCAACCTGCAATGGGCCCGGCTGTTCTACCTGTATGGTGAGGGGCAGAACCCCAACAGCCTGCTGGCCAGCCTGGATCGGGCCATTGATGCCGGTGCCGAGCGCTTCGACATGTCGGCGGGCGAGCAACTGCGCGATTACCTGCCGATCGAAGTCGCGGCCGGGTATCTGGCGCGGCTGCTGGAACAGCGGGATTTTTCCGGGGTGGTCAATTGTGCCAGCGGCCGGCCTATAGCGGTCAGGACACTGGTCGAACAGCGCCTGCGCGAGCGTGGTGCGTCGATTGCCCTGAACCTGGGGCACTATGGTTATCCCAGTCACGAGCCCATGGCGTTCTGGGGCGTGGCGGATCGGCTGCAGCAGTTGCTGGGAGTCGAACATGGCGTATGAGTGTGATCGGGCAGGTGGTCTGCCGGTGTGCCGGATAGTGCGATGCAGCGACATCATCCTGAGTTCATCGATCGAATTGGCAGTTTGGGGATAGGTTATGCAAGACAAGTACGTTTCTGAACAAGCACGGTTCCTGAGGGATGCAGAGTCTCTGGGCGATCTGTTGACTGTGGTGATCGTTACCCACAATCGGCCGGCTTTCCTGCGCCGCGCGGTGGTCTACTACAGTGCCTTGCCTTGCAAGCTGCTGATACTCGATTCGTCGGCCGAGCCCTGTGCCGGTATCGCCGAGGGACGTGAGCGGGTCGAGTACCTGCACGTGCCGCAGTACGACTACTGGAAGATGCAGGACAAGTTTACCCACGGCGTGATGAGCGTGAAAACGCCGTATATGACGTTTGCTCCTGACGACGACTTCCTCGTCCATGATGCACTTGACCAGTCGGTGGCCTTCCTTGAAGACCACCCCGACTATGGCATGTGTCACGGCTATTGCCTGATGTACCTGACGCTGGCCAACAATGTTCTTTACTACCGTCGCGACAAGAAAGTCTGCGAAGACTATTCCAGCGAGAGTGCTCAGGATCGCGTGCTCAGCTATATGGGCCAATACGTGCCGCCGTTCTATGCGGTGCACCGTACCCAACTGATGCAGGACTGGTACTCGGCGATGCCGCGGGGTACCAGCTTCCAGTGGCAGGAAGTCGGCCATGTCTACTACATGCTGGCGCGGGCCAAGGCGCGTATTCTGCCGATTCCCTATGTGGTTCGGGAGATCAACTACGGGGATTCGGAGCATGGCACCGAGATCTACCACGCCGTGTCCTATACCGATGCCAAGTCGACCGCCGAGCGCGAGGCGTTCGCCGGCTTCCTTGCAACACTGCCCACTGGCATCGAGGGCCTGGACCAGGCGCAGACCAAGGCCTTCGCCCTGACAAGTTTCGAAGCGATGGTCGACAGCTTGCGCAGCGGTCGGGCATTGACCGCCGAGATGATTTTCGACTCGACCTGGAACAGTATCGAGGAGTCGCCACAGCGACGTTTCGGGCCAAAGCAGTACGTGGAAATGCCGTTCTACAATCAGGCTTTCTTCGATAAGTTGACCGAGTTCGAGTTTCTGTTGCATGCCATGCCTGCCGGCCGCCTGCAGTTGCAGCGACTGGAAGCGGTCTGGGCCCGCCAGGAGGCGCTGATGCGCCCACACAACAACGACACCGCGGAAAGCGTGCTCGACCGGTTGTGGCAGGCTCACGATTGCAACGTGTTCAATCGTCGGGTGCTCAAGGCCCTGGCGCGGCAACTCGAAACCGTCGGCGAAGAGGTCGAGGCGCAGCGTATTGCCGCCTGGAGTGAGCGTCTGGATGCGGTGTCGACCGAAGACAACCGTTCGACTTTCGATGCCATGCTGTCGGGGCGCCTGCTGCATTGGCTGGAGGCGCGTGAGCCGGATGCCGGCGAGCGCCAGGCGATTGCCGATTACCAGGCCGCGCAAGGCAACGGTCCGCTGTTCGGCCTGATGTTGCTGGACCTGGCGGACGATGTCGAGAAGTTGCAGGTAACCCTCGATAGTCTGTTGGAGGGCCACAGCAAGGCCTTCCGCATCGTGGTCTTCACCACTGGTGAACCGCAGGCGGCGACGACTGTTCAGAACACCCTGCACTTTGTTCGGGTGACCGAGGGCAACTACGTCGACAAGCTCAACCAGTTCGCCCGTCAGTCGTCCTGCGACTGGTTGCTGCTGGCACAGGTCGGTGACGAGTTTACCGCCAGCGGCCTGTTGAAGGCCGGTCTGGAGCTGCGCCATGCCGAAGGTTGCCGGGCGGTGTGCATCGATGAAATCCAGCGCGACGAAAATGGCGCATTGAGCGATGTTTTCCGCCCGGCTTTCAACCCCGATCTGCTGCTGAGCGTGCCGGTTCTGATGGCGCGGCACTGGTTGATCCGACGTGAAGTGCTGGTTGATGCCGGTGGCTACAGCGCCGACTACAGCAATGCCCTGGAGTTCGACCTGCTGCTGCGATTGATCGAGCAGGATGGCCTGGCCGGGCTGGCACACCTGGATGAGCCACTGCTGATCTGTGCGAAGTCGGAACTGGCGGAGAACGCTCACGAGCGCTCGACCCTGTTGCGTCACCTTGGCGTGCGCGGCTACAAGGCCCAGGTCAGTTCGCAGGAGCCGGGGACCTATATGATCGACTACCGCCACACCGAACGTCCGCTGGTTTCGATCATCCTGCACGGCGCGGCGGATTTTGACGAACTGGAGCGCTGCCTGAGTGCATTGCTGCAGCGTACGCGCTACCTGAAATACGAAGTGCTGGTGGCCGATCACCCGAGCCGTACCGAGGCCCTGTCGAACTGGTTGCAGAGTCAGCCGCAGGCGAGCAAGGTCAGCGTGTTGCAATCGGACTGGCCGAGCACCGCCGCGTTCTGCAATGCTGCGGCGCGTCAGGCTAGCGGCGAATACCTGGTGTTGCTGGCGGCTGACAGCGAAGTGGTCAACCCCAACTGGATCGAATCCCTGCTCAATCAGGCATTGCGCCCGGAAGTCGGAGTGGTCGGTGCCAAGTTCTACAGCCGCGACGGCAAGATCTCCCAGGCCGGTCTGATTCTCGGTCTGAATGAAGGTATCGATTCACCGTTCGTGGGCGAGAAGAAGGATGCCAAGGGCTATATGCAACGTCTGGCGGTCGAGCAGAACTACTCGGCTGTCTCGGCGGTGTGCCTGATGGTGCGCAGGGCACTCTTCGATGCGCTCGGTGGCTTGGACGAAGGCGATTTCGCCGAGGCCTTCAGCGAAGTCGACCTGTGCCTGAGTATCGGCCAGGCCGGGTACCTGGTGTCGTGGACGCCGCAAGTGCAGGTCCTGCATCCGGGCGTACTGCCCGAGGTGCCGGGCGCACTGGCGGCCTTGCGCGAGAAATGGTCGGCGAACTTCCAGGCCGACCCGGCGTACAACTCGAACCTGGCATTACGTGGCAAAGGCTTCGCCCTGGGCGCAGCCTGTCACGTGGATTGGGCGCAGTTGCTGGTGTAGATCGGCTTTCAGAGAAAGGACCTCAGGGTATGTGCAAAGGCAAATCGATGCTCATCGCCGCAGCCGGCGAATCTTTCGCTGGCAATCTTCCTGATCGCCTGTTCGAGCCATTTCGGCCAGAGGTGCAATCATGATGCCTTATCAGATTCCCTATGGTCATCAGAGTATCGAACAGGCCGATATCGATGCGGTGGTCGAGGTACTCAAGTCGCCCTGGTTGACACAGGGGCCGACGATTCCACGTTTCGAGGCGGCGCTGGCGGAACATTGCCAGGCCGACTTCGCGGTGGCGGTCTGCAATGCCACTGCGGCCCTGCACATCGCCTGTCTGGCGGCGGGGTTGGGGCCGGGGGACTGGTTGTGGACCAGCCCGAATACCTTCGTTGCTTCCGCCAACTGTGGTCGTTATTGCGGGGCCGACGTGGACTTTGTCGACATCGATCCGCAGACCCTGAACCTTGACGCCGGACTATTGGAGCGCAATCTGGAAATCGCCGCGACGACCGGCCGTCTACCCAAGGTGGTGGTGGCCGTGGCCTTCGCCGGCCAGAGTTGCGATATGCGTGCGATTGCCAGGTTGGCCGAGCAGTATGGATTTACCCTGATCGAGGACGCGTCCCATGCGGTGGGGGCTTCTTATCTCGGCCGGCCTGTGGGGTGTGGTGCCTATGCGGCGATGACGATCTTCAGTTTCCATCCGGTGAAGATCATCACTTCGGCCGAAGGCGGGATGGTGCTGACCAACAACCCCGAGCTGGCCGAGCGTTTGCGACGCCTTCGTAGCCATGGCATCACGAGTGATCCGGCACAGATGAACGTACCCGAGCACGGCCTCTGGTATTACCAGCAGTTGGAACTGGGCTGCAACTACCGGATGACCGATTTGCACGCGGCGTTGGGATTATCGCAAACGGCCCGACTCGGGAGTTTTGTCACCAGGCGGCGCGAACTGGCGCAGCGTTACAATCGCTTGTTGGCCGACCTGCCATTGACCCTGCCGGTCGCGCAGCCGGGCGCCGAATCGGCCTGGCACCTTTATGTGGTGCGTTTGCAACTGGAGCGTATCAACAAAAGCCAACGCGAGGTTTTCGAGGCCTTGCGGGCAGCGGGTATCGGGGTGAATCTGCATTACATCCCTGTCCATCTGCAGCCGTATTACCGTGAGCAGGGTTTCAAGGATGGTGATTTTCCCGAAGCCGAGCGTTACTTCGGTGAGGCGATCAGTTTGCCGTTGTTCCCGTTACTCACCGAAGAACAGCAGGATTACGTGGTCGAGCAGTTGCGAAACCTGGTCGGTTAAACGATGTTCAGTGCTTCGAGGATGAAGGATCAGTCATGCGCGAGCTGAGCGAACAAGAGCATTTCTGGCGCGGCGACTTCGGCGATCACTATGTGGGCCGTAATCAGGGCCAGAGACTGGTCGCCGCGAACCTGGCGTTGTTCACCAAGGCGCTGGCGCGCACCGCGCGGATCGGCAGTTTGCTGGAATTGGGGACCAATACCGGTAACAACCTGCAGGCTTTGCACCAGTTATTGCCCGGCTGCCTGTTGCGGGGCGTGGAGATCAATGCCAAGGCCTGTGAACAGGCGAGCGCCTTGGGGATCGCCGAAATCTGGCACGGCTCGTTGTTCGATTATCCGCGCGAGCGCTGCTTCGATCTGACCCTGAGCAAGGGGGTATTGATCCACCTGGCCCCCGAGCTGCTGGTGGCGGCCTATGAGCAGCTCTACCAGTTGAGCGGGCGTTATATCCTGCTGGCCGAATACTACAACCCGGTGCCGGTCGAGGTGTCCTATCGCGGCAACAGCGGCAAGTTGTTCAAACGCGACTTTGCTGGCGAGATGCTCGATCGCTACAGCGACCTGCAGTTGCTCGATTATGGCTTCGGTTATCACCGCGACCGGCAGTTTCCCATCGACGATGTGAACTGGTTCCTGCTGGAAAAACGTCCTTGAGCGCTGTCGCGATCATTCCGGCGCGTGGTGGCAGCCAACGGATCCCAGGCAAGAATCTCAAGCTGTTTCATGGTGAGCCGATGATCGCGCGCTCGATCCGGATGGCCTTGAACAGCGGTCTGTTCGATCAGGTGGTGGTCAGCACCGACGACGCGCAGATCGCCGAGGTGGCGCGTCAGCAGGGCGCCCAGGTGCCGTTCATGCGGCCTGTGGCGCTGGCCGATGACTTCACCGGTACCGCAGCGGTGATCGCCCATGCTGTCGACGCGTTGGCGCAACAGGGGCAGGTGTTCGACTATGCCTGTTGCATCTACGCCACCGCGCCGCTGCTGCAAGCGCGTTTCCTGCGTGAAGGATTCGAGTTGCTGGAGCGGCATCCCGAACGTTCCTTCGCCTTCTCCGTCTGCGAGTTCGGCTTTCCGATCCAACGGGCCCTGACCCTGACAGGCGATGGTGCCTTGACCGCGCTCTACCCGGAGCACCGCCAGACCCGCTCGCAGGACTTGCCGCCAGCATTCCAGGACGCCGGGCAGTTCTACTGGGGACGCAGTGCCGCCTGGTTGCGTGGCGATGTGCTGTTTTCCGAGAAGAGCCTGCCGGTGTTGCTGCCGCGTCATCTGGTCCAGGATATCGATACGCCCGAAGACTGGCGTCGGGCGGAGTACCTGTATTCAGCGCTGCAGGCCGCAGGAGAATTGCAATCGTGAGGGTGTTGTTTCGTGCCGATGCCTCGGCCGCCATTGGCAGCGGGCATGTTGCCCGTTGCCTGACACTGGCTGCGGTCCTGCGGGCCTGCGGTGCCGACGTGCTGTTCGCCTGCCGTGAGTTGCCCGGTAACGCATTGGCGCGTCTGGCAGATGACGGTGTGCGCAGTCTGGTGCTGCCGGGGGCTTATCCGGGCGAAGATCCGGCGCAGGGCATCGAGGCGCCGTTGCCTTGGCAGGCTGATATCGATGCCCTGGAGCATTGCCTGGCGGGTGAAGCCGAATTCGACTGGATTGTCGTCGATCACTATGGGCTCGATCATCGCTGGCAGACTGCAGCGCGTCGCTGGGCACGGCGGCTCGCGGCAATCGATGACTTGAACAACCGCCAGCATGCGGTGGATCTCCTCTTCGACCAGAACTTCACCGCGGGCGATCCGGAATATGCCGGTCGGGCGCTGGGGCCTTGTCGACAACTGCTCGGTCCGCGTTATGCGCTGATTCGCGATGAGTTCCGGCGCGCTCCGGTGCCGATCAACGCCCAGGCGGGGCGGGTGCTGGTGAACTTCGGCGGGCTCGACGGCGCCGGGGAAACCTGGAAGGCCATGCTGGCGCTGGAGGGTTTCAAGGATCTGCAGGTGGACTTCATCGCGGGTACCGCCAATCCCCGGTTGGCACAACTGCAGGCGTTGGCGGCGGATCGCCCGTTGTGGCGGGTGCAGACCTTCGTCAAGGATTTTGCCGAACGGATGGCCGAGGCTGATCTGTTCATCGGTGCTGGCGGCGGTACCAGTTGGGAGCGTGCTGCACTGGGGCTGCCGACCCTGTGCATCGCTGTGGCCGAGAATCAGCAGGCCAATGCCGAGCGGCTGGCGGAAGCGGGGGCGCATATCTACCTTGGGGCTAGCCAGTCGGTGGATGTCGATCAATTGCGTCAGGCCGTGGGTTTCTTGCTGGGCAATCCGGGGCTGCGCCAGAGTCTGGCCAAGCGCTCGCGCAGCCTGGTCGACGGGCTCGGCGCCCGGCGTTTCGCCGTCGCACTGCTGGGCGCGAGCCTGCGGGTGCGACGGGTGACACCTGAGGATTCGCAGCGGTTGTTCGACGGCCGCAACCACGAGCCGGTCCGCCGCGCATCGCTTGACAGTGAGCCGATCGAGTGGCCGGCCCACCAAGCCTGGCTGGCGGCGAAGCTGCAGGATCGTGACTGCCTGCTGCTGATTGCCGAAGCGACGGATGGGCCGATAGGTGTGCTGCGCTACGACCGTGCGGGCGAACGTGCCGAGGTGTCGTTGTATCTGTTCGAAGGCCGTATGGGCCTTGGCTGGGGCAGGGCGTTGCTGGCCCGTGGCGAGCAGGCCATGGGTGAACATTGGCCAGGGGTGGTGGCAATTGACGCCCAGGTACTGCCGGATAATCCGGCTTCGATCGAATTGTTTCGCAGCAGCGGCTATGTCCAGTCGGCCAGCCGTTTCGAGCGCGTAGTGAAGGATCAGTTCCATGACTAGCTTCAAGATCGGCCAGCGCGTGATTGGCCCGGATGCACCGCCGTTCGTCATCGCCGAAATGAGCGGCAACCACAACCAGTCGCTGGAGGTGGCGCTGCAGATCGTCGAGGCGGCGGCCAAGGCCGGCGCCCATGCGCTGAAATTGCAGACCTACACCGCCGACACCATGACCCTGGATCTGGCCGAGGGCGAATTTTTCATCAAGGACCCCGGCAGCCTGTGGGCCGGTTCATCGTTGTATGAACTCTACGAGAAGGCCCACACACCCTGGGAATGGCATGCGCCGATCTTCGCCAGGGCGAAGGCGTTGGGCATGCTGGCGTTCTCCACGCCGTTCGACGAAACGGCCGTGGACTTCCTGGAAAGTCTCGATGTACCGGCCTACAAGATCGCCAGCTTCGAAAATACCGACCTGCCGCTGATTCGCCGGGTGGCGGCGACGGGCAAGCCACTGATCATTTCCACCGGCATGGCCAGCGTTGCCGAGCTGGACGAAACGGTACGTGCCGCCCGCGCGGCCGGTTGTCGAGACCTGGTGCTGCTCAAGTGCACCAGTACCTATCCGGCCTCGCCGCTCAACAGCCATATCCGCACCATTGCCCATCTGCAGCAGTTGTTCGGCTGCCAGGTAGGGTTGTCCGATCATTCCATGGGTGTGGGGGTCGCGGTGGCAGCGGTGGCCTTGGGTGCGACCGTGGTGGAGAAACACTTCACCCTGGATCGTGCCGCCGGTGGTGTTGACGCCAGTTTTTCACTGGAACCGGCCGAGCTGGCCAGCCTTGTGGTAGAGACCGAGCGGGCCTGGCAGGCGTTGGGCCAGGTGCGGTATGGCGCGACCGAGGCCGAGCAGAAATCCCTGGTCTATCGGCGTTCGTTGTATGTGGTGCAGGACGTGGCCAAGGGCGAACCGTTCACCGCGCAGAACGTGCGAGCGATCCGTCCCGGGCTGGGGCTGGCGCCGAAACATGTCGACGCTGTGCTCGGACGCAATGCCCGCGTGGCCCTGAAACGCGGTACGCCTCTGGTCTGGTCGGCAATCGAATAAACCCCTTTGGCAGTGATTCGGGCAAAATAAGCGTGACCTGCGGGTCATAACGCGCATCTTCACTGTATTGTATTTGCCGGGGATGCGGGCGCCTGAGCCTTTTCGGTCGGTGATTGCCCCTTGAATCCGCCGTTTTCACCCCGTGTTGAGGTGACGGAAAATCCCTGTTGGTCGACGCCCCTCGATTCCTGCGAGCGGCGTTATTCAGCTGTTTATTATTGGGAAGCCATAATGATTGGCATAAAAAGCATTGCCAGTTACGTGCCGACAGCCGGCGTGGATAACTACGCTCAGGGCGCCAAATTCGCCAAGGATGAAGAGTTCATCCTGGGCAAGATCGGTTCAGCCTTCCTGCCGCGCAAAGACGCCGGACAGGAAACCTCGGACCTGTGTGTCGAAGCGGTGAACGCCTTGTTCGCCAGTAATCCGCAACTCAAGCGCGAGAGTATCGATGC from Pseudomonas asplenii harbors:
- a CDS encoding class I SAM-dependent methyltransferase: MNCRGCGTPLVLPLIDLGTSPPSNAYLRADQLEQAEAWVPLKVAVCQTCWLVQTEDYTRADTLFDADYAYFSSFSSTWLAHAEHYVAQMIERFGLDSSSRVVEVAANDGYLLQYVAGRGIPCLGVEPTRSTAQAARGKGLEIRELFFGRDTALQLREEGWAADLMAANNVLAHVPDINDFLRGFATLLKPTGVATFEFPHLLALMAGHQFDTLYHEHYSYLSLTAVQTLCERNGLEVFDVGGLPTHGGSLRVFVQRADGERRDVLPVVRQVLDAELAAGVKTAAFYATLAPAAERIKHDLLRFLLQAKAEGKRVVGYGAAAKGNTLLNYAGVRPDLLAWVADANPHKQGKFLPGSRIPVVSPERIAVEQPDYVLVLPWNLLQEVSQQQAQVREWGGRFVVAVPELTVL
- a CDS encoding NAD-dependent epimerase/dehydratase family protein, giving the protein MKVLVTGATGFVGRHLVAALLARGHSVRAVARDARKAQALPWIDQVEFVAADVHAEDLDVGALSAGIDVLAHLAWPGLPNYQALFHFEHNLFADYRFIKQMVEAGVSQVLVTGTCFEYGMQSGPLGETAPPQPGNPYGLAKNTLRLFLETLRQQLPFNLQWARLFYLYGEGQNPNSLLASLDRAIDAGAERFDMSAGEQLRDYLPIEVAAGYLARLLEQRDFSGVVNCASGRPIAVRTLVEQRLRERGASIALNLGHYGYPSHEPMAFWGVADRLQQLLGVEHGV
- a CDS encoding TIGR00180 family glycosyltransferase, which codes for MQDKYVSEQARFLRDAESLGDLLTVVIVTHNRPAFLRRAVVYYSALPCKLLILDSSAEPCAGIAEGRERVEYLHVPQYDYWKMQDKFTHGVMSVKTPYMTFAPDDDFLVHDALDQSVAFLEDHPDYGMCHGYCLMYLTLANNVLYYRRDKKVCEDYSSESAQDRVLSYMGQYVPPFYAVHRTQLMQDWYSAMPRGTSFQWQEVGHVYYMLARAKARILPIPYVVREINYGDSEHGTEIYHAVSYTDAKSTAEREAFAGFLATLPTGIEGLDQAQTKAFALTSFEAMVDSLRSGRALTAEMIFDSTWNSIEESPQRRFGPKQYVEMPFYNQAFFDKLTEFEFLLHAMPAGRLQLQRLEAVWARQEALMRPHNNDTAESVLDRLWQAHDCNVFNRRVLKALARQLETVGEEVEAQRIAAWSERLDAVSTEDNRSTFDAMLSGRLLHWLEAREPDAGERQAIADYQAAQGNGPLFGLMLLDLADDVEKLQVTLDSLLEGHSKAFRIVVFTTGEPQAATTVQNTLHFVRVTEGNYVDKLNQFARQSSCDWLLLAQVGDEFTASGLLKAGLELRHAEGCRAVCIDEIQRDENGALSDVFRPAFNPDLLLSVPVLMARHWLIRREVLVDAGGYSADYSNALEFDLLLRLIEQDGLAGLAHLDEPLLICAKSELAENAHERSTLLRHLGVRGYKAQVSSQEPGTYMIDYRHTERPLVSIILHGAADFDELERCLSALLQRTRYLKYEVLVADHPSRTEALSNWLQSQPQASKVSVLQSDWPSTAAFCNAAARQASGEYLVLLAADSEVVNPNWIESLLNQALRPEVGVVGAKFYSRDGKISQAGLILGLNEGIDSPFVGEKKDAKGYMQRLAVEQNYSAVSAVCLMVRRALFDALGGLDEGDFAEAFSEVDLCLSIGQAGYLVSWTPQVQVLHPGVLPEVPGALAALREKWSANFQADPAYNSNLALRGKGFALGAACHVDWAQLLV
- the pseC gene encoding UDP-4-amino-4,6-dideoxy-N-acetyl-beta-L-altrosamine transaminase produces the protein MMPYQIPYGHQSIEQADIDAVVEVLKSPWLTQGPTIPRFEAALAEHCQADFAVAVCNATAALHIACLAAGLGPGDWLWTSPNTFVASANCGRYCGADVDFVDIDPQTLNLDAGLLERNLEIAATTGRLPKVVVAVAFAGQSCDMRAIARLAEQYGFTLIEDASHAVGASYLGRPVGCGAYAAMTIFSFHPVKIITSAEGGMVLTNNPELAERLRRLRSHGITSDPAQMNVPEHGLWYYQQLELGCNYRMTDLHAALGLSQTARLGSFVTRRRELAQRYNRLLADLPLTLPVAQPGAESAWHLYVVRLQLERINKSQREVFEALRAAGIGVNLHYIPVHLQPYYREQGFKDGDFPEAERYFGEAISLPLFPLLTEEQQDYVVEQLRNLVG
- a CDS encoding pseudaminic acid biosynthesis-associated methylase, whose translation is MRELSEQEHFWRGDFGDHYVGRNQGQRLVAANLALFTKALARTARIGSLLELGTNTGNNLQALHQLLPGCLLRGVEINAKACEQASALGIAEIWHGSLFDYPRERCFDLTLSKGVLIHLAPELLVAAYEQLYQLSGRYILLAEYYNPVPVEVSYRGNSGKLFKRDFAGEMLDRYSDLQLLDYGFGYHRDRQFPIDDVNWFLLEKRP
- the pseF gene encoding pseudaminic acid cytidylyltransferase; this encodes MSAVAIIPARGGSQRIPGKNLKLFHGEPMIARSIRMALNSGLFDQVVVSTDDAQIAEVARQQGAQVPFMRPVALADDFTGTAAVIAHAVDALAQQGQVFDYACCIYATAPLLQARFLREGFELLERHPERSFAFSVCEFGFPIQRALTLTGDGALTALYPEHRQTRSQDLPPAFQDAGQFYWGRSAAWLRGDVLFSEKSLPVLLPRHLVQDIDTPEDWRRAEYLYSALQAAGELQS
- the pseG gene encoding UDP-2,4-diacetamido-2,4,6-trideoxy-beta-L-altropyranose hydrolase — translated: MRVLFRADASAAIGSGHVARCLTLAAVLRACGADVLFACRELPGNALARLADDGVRSLVLPGAYPGEDPAQGIEAPLPWQADIDALEHCLAGEAEFDWIVVDHYGLDHRWQTAARRWARRLAAIDDLNNRQHAVDLLFDQNFTAGDPEYAGRALGPCRQLLGPRYALIRDEFRRAPVPINAQAGRVLVNFGGLDGAGETWKAMLALEGFKDLQVDFIAGTANPRLAQLQALAADRPLWRVQTFVKDFAERMAEADLFIGAGGGTSWERAALGLPTLCIAVAENQQANAERLAEAGAHIYLGASQSVDVDQLRQAVGFLLGNPGLRQSLAKRSRSLVDGLGARRFAVALLGASLRVRRVTPEDSQRLFDGRNHEPVRRASLDSEPIEWPAHQAWLAAKLQDRDCLLLIAEATDGPIGVLRYDRAGERAEVSLYLFEGRMGLGWGRALLARGEQAMGEHWPGVVAIDAQVLPDNPASIELFRSSGYVQSASRFERVVKDQFHD
- the pseI gene encoding pseudaminic acid synthase, encoding MTSFKIGQRVIGPDAPPFVIAEMSGNHNQSLEVALQIVEAAAKAGAHALKLQTYTADTMTLDLAEGEFFIKDPGSLWAGSSLYELYEKAHTPWEWHAPIFARAKALGMLAFSTPFDETAVDFLESLDVPAYKIASFENTDLPLIRRVAATGKPLIISTGMASVAELDETVRAARAAGCRDLVLLKCTSTYPASPLNSHIRTIAHLQQLFGCQVGLSDHSMGVGVAVAAVALGATVVEKHFTLDRAAGGVDASFSLEPAELASLVVETERAWQALGQVRYGATEAEQKSLVYRRSLYVVQDVAKGEPFTAQNVRAIRPGLGLAPKHVDAVLGRNARVALKRGTPLVWSAIE